The following DNA comes from Cytophagales bacterium.
GACCTCCCTACGCTGGAAACTTCCAAACTATGGGTCAGCCTGGTATGCACAAAATCATGCTCCGGCAACGGAAATACTTGTGTCTTGTCTTGAAGCTTGCGGAAAGGATGCGAGAAAATGATCCGGTCATAATCCTGATCAAATCGGGTTCTGATTTCATCATCTCCAGTCTCCGTTCTTTCGCCAAAACGTTTTGGAGACATCAGTTTTTCCCATTGCATCATGTAAGGATCAAATTTGGTTTTCAGATTCGCGCTCGCAAAATTACCCGGTCAGGGGGATTGTGAGCAAACAAGTTTAAGTGGCAGGCATCTCGAACAACAAAACAGGAGCCAGTAATACGGCATTATGTAGAGCATGCAAGGCAAAGGACCAAAACATACCCCCATTTTTGACACGGATATACCCAAAATAAAGACCTGCAACGAACTGTGGTAAAACAATCAGCGGGATCACCCAAACCGGCACGTCAATAGCCTGGAAGTTCGTCATGTGGACCAATGCAAAGGCAACGGCGTTTAGATAAAAAAACAAGCCAAAAAAACGATCCCATTTTACTTTAACCAATGCGGCCGCTTCTTCACGTAAGACCCTTTTGTTGGCGATGGTAAACCACTCAGAAAGGCCAGCGATCAGATTCCATCGACGATTCAAATGCAATCGAAAGATCAATTCTTCGAAAAATGGTCCTACCAATATGACCAACCCTGCAATGGCCCAAATAGGATATTGCTCTAACATCGCTTTTAGGGCATGATCGTCCAGATCAACAATCTCCATTTGCTCGATGAAACCCATCACTCCCACCAAAGGAAGCATGCATAGCAGGTCCAGCAACAGGATATAAAAAAGCCTGCTAATTTTCTCGACAATATTGGACTCCTCTACTTCTGCCAACGAAGATTCATACGGCTTCCTGATGTATTGAATGGCAATTTGCCACTCCTCCTTTAGCTTGGCCATGGATTACTTTTTTTCATTGAGGTTCAAAACTAGTGGTTCTGTGGTATGTAGTAGTAAAGTGACCTTGAGATTAGGAATAATAATCAATCCCGTGCCCTTTCCCCCTTGAAAGGGGGTGGTAGAAGACCTGGGGATTTTTCATCTCCTCAAGTCAATCATTGAGTAAACCGAGCTTTACTTAACATCGGAATCATATTCGATCCAGCAACATCGGATCCTGATTCAATAACACCCGCATCTGATGATACAAATGCTGATTGTAAACCTTGAATTCAGCAGGACGTTCAAAGAAATTCTCTACTGCTACTGCGAAAAATTCCGCATGATTCGTGCCTGCATAATCACGAAAAAAGCTCTTTTCGTTGTTACGAATACGCATGATCTCCTTTTCTGCGGCTTCCTCCCAGGCGTCTAAAGATTCCTGATCAAGAAAATTGGATTCCCCATTTTGTACCACATTTTCCAGTCGTAAGGCATGGGCCATTTCATGTAGCCCCAGATTCCTGCCATCTTTCACGATAAGCCCGGAAATAAAATTCCTCCACGACAGCACAATGGCTTTTTGTCTGGGGTTTACTTCCCCATAATGATAATTCTGTCCGGCGGTGCTGTAAAAAGCTTCGGGGTAGATGATGATGTACTTGAAATATCGGAAGTTGATTTTGATTAACCCAAAAGCAAGCTGGATTGCGGTTGCAGCAATCAAAACCCGCATCTCCTCGGTGATGCCATCCAGGTCCCTCGGAATAAAATTCTTGGAGGCAATGAAGGAAGCCAATCGACGTTCAAAAACCTTCTTTGATTTCGGCGGAAGCTTGTTGTAGAAATCAAAGTGCTCCTTGAGGATACCTCGCTGAGTCGGAGAAATGGGTACAACAATACCGGGGATGGCTATCCCGAGGTAGTAGCGTTTGGAGACGAGAATGAAAATGAGCACCATTGCCCCGAAAAAGGAAAAGGTGCTCATTGGATTATATCTGCTTCAACAATTCC
Coding sequences within:
- a CDS encoding zinc-dependent peptidase; its protein translation is MSTFSFFGAMVLIFILVSKRYYLGIAIPGIVVPISPTQRGILKEHFDFYNKLPPKSKKVFERRLASFIASKNFIPRDLDGITEEMRVLIAATAIQLAFGLIKINFRYFKYIIIYPEAFYSTAGQNYHYGEVNPRQKAIVLSWRNFISGLIVKDGRNLGLHEMAHALRLENVVQNGESNFLDQESLDAWEEAAEKEIMRIRNNEKSFFRDYAGTNHAEFFAVAVENFFERPAEFKVYNQHLYHQMRVLLNQDPMLLDRI
- a CDS encoding CPBP family intramembrane glutamic endopeptidase encodes the protein MAKLKEEWQIAIQYIRKPYESSLAEVEESNIVEKISRLFYILLLDLLCMLPLVGVMGFIEQMEIVDLDDHALKAMLEQYPIWAIAGLVILVGPFFEELIFRLHLNRRWNLIAGLSEWFTIANKRVLREEAAALVKVKWDRFFGLFFYLNAVAFALVHMTNFQAIDVPVWVIPLIVLPQFVAGLYFGYIRVKNGGMFWSFALHALHNAVLLAPVLLFEMPAT